Genomic window (Mycolicibacterium smegmatis):
TCGGCCGATGGTCGCCAGGCGGGCGCGGACCAGCACGGCCGGATACGCGATCTGGAAGGTGACCAGACCGATCACCTGCGCCGAGGTGCCCAACCCGATGGGCAGCGCCAACGACGTCACCACGAACAGCAGCGCGACCGCCAGCAGCACCTCGGGGACGACGAACGATACGAGCATCAGCATGTTGGCGCCCGACGGCAACCGGCCCCGCCAGCGGTCGATGCCGATCGCGAACAGCACGCCGAGTGGCACGGTGATCAACGTGGTGATCACGCCGAGTTTCAGCGTCTGCAACAGTGCGGTGTGCAAAGCCGCGTCGTGCCACACCGATTTCACCGGGTCGCCCCAGTACCAGCGGAACGAGAAGCCCTCCCAGCGCGTGCGGGAACGTCCGTCGTTGAACGAGAACATCACCGCGATCAGCACCGGAAGCAGTGACCACACCAGGTAGATCACCGTGACGCCCACCAGGATTCGCGGCGGCCGCCACGGATCGCGCCACCATGCGACAGGTGAGCGCAGGGTTCGCGCGGTGCTCATGACGCCACCTCGTCGCCGCGTGAGGTCACGCGCACGTAGTAGAACATCGGCAGGACCGTCACGATCAGCACCAGCATCACGAACGCGCCGGCCTGCCCGGTCTGGCCCGGCGCGTGCACGCTGTCGTTGATGAGGTTGCCCACCATGGCGGTCTTGGGGGACGCCGAGAGCATGTCGGAGGTGAAGTAGTCGCCCAGCATCGGCAGGCAGGTCAGCAGCACAGCCGCGACGATCGTGGGCCGGCACATCGGCAGCGTCACGCGCCAGAACGACGCCAACCGGTCGGCGCCCAGATCCCGCGCGGCCTCCAGCGTCGACTGCGGCAGACGATCCAGACCCGCGTACAGGGGCAGGATCATGTACGGCACATAGCCGTACACCAGACCCAGGATCACCACGACGGGCTGACCGGTCAGCCAGTGCACGCTCGCGTCGAAGAAACCGCCGAACGACAGCAGACGGTTGACCATGCCGTCGTCCTGTAACAGGTTGACCCAGGCCAGCATCCGCATCATGTAGCTGATCCAGAACGGCGCGATCAGCAGTGCCAGCAGGATGCCCTTGCGCCGTCCGGACAGCCGAGCCACGTAGTACGCGACCGGGAACGCGATCAGCAGGCACAGCAGGCCGGCGATGCCCACGTAGACGGCGGTGCGGATCAGCGCAGGGCCGTAGACCTCGTTGGGGCCGATGCGCTCCAGCACGTACATGAACTGGGTGGCGTCCCAGTACAGCGGATTCCACACTGGCACCGGGGTCCGGAAGATCGGGTCGATCTGGCCGAACACGATGGCCGCCACCACATACAGTGGTGCGACGACGAACAGCAGCAGCCAGACCAGGCCCGGCGAGGCCAGCAGCGGCCACAGGGGATTGGTCCGCTCACGTGACGCCCTGCGTGGCCTCGAGGGCCCTGCCGGCGGCGCCGTCACCGCCACGGAGTCAGGACCCTCCGGCCTTGAAGCCGCGCCAGACGTTGTGCCACGCGGCGTCGTTCTCGGCGTCGAGTTCCAGCAGGCGGTATCCGGCGTCGAAGTACTCGGGTTTGACGATCGCCGACGTCAGGTTCTCGGGGATGGTTCCGTCGGCGACCAGGGTGTCGGGATTGATCGACTTCTGCGGCGGCTGGTAGCCGATCTGCGTGAAGTTCTGTTGCGCCGAAACCGGATCCAGCATGTGGTTGAGGAACAGGTGTGCCAGCACCGGGTTCTTGCCGCTCTTGAGGATGACCATGAGGTCGTTGTCCACCAGGCCCTTGCCGTCGGCCGGGAACCAGTACTGCAGGATCTCCGGCGGGGTGTTCTCGGGCAGGTAGCCGAGCGCCTGGATGATGTCACCCGACCACATCTGGGCCAGGCCGATCTGGCCTGCGGGCACATCGTTGTACATCGTGATGGTGACCTTGGGGGAGGTCGCGGCCACCATCTGCCGGAGTTGTTCACCGACCATGTCCAGATCGGTCTGCGACGACGTGTTGACATCGGTGATACCGTTGCGCAGCAGTACCATCGCCATCGCGGTGTGCCAGTCGTCGATGATCGCGGTCTTGTTCTTGTATCTCGGATCCCACAGCGCGTCATACGGATTGGGCAACGCGCCGATGTCCTCGGGGACCTGGTCGGTGCGCCACCCGATTCCGGTGGTGTAGACGGTGTACGGCGTGGTGTAGCGCCACTCCTTGTCGTACCACGGGTTGGTGAACACCGGCCACACGTTCTCGATGTTCGGAATGTAGCTGTGGTTCAACGGTTTGAGCAGGCCACCGTTGACCAGCCGGCTGATCTGGTCGTAGCTGGGGAAGTAGATGTCGTAATCGACGTTGCCGCCGCGGATCTTGGTGATGGCTTCGTCGGTGTCGTTGAACGTCGAGACCTGGACCTTGGTCTGGTACTTGTCCTCGAACGAGGACACCGCGTCGGGCGAGATGTAATCGGCATAGCTGTACAGCTGCAGGGTGGCGCCCTTCTCGGGTGCCAGCCCGTCGGCGATCGGCTCGTTGTCCGAGGCGATGTCCCATGTCACCGGGCTGCTCGGCGACGCGATGGTCAGGCTGGGGGCCGACGACCCCGGGCCCGACGGCCCGCCTTTGGAGCACGCGTCGAGCAGGACGCCCAGCGCCGGGGCGCTCGCGGCGATCAACGCGGCCCGCGTCAGGAACTGTCTACGGGTGGGCCCGGAGCGGGGCATCCCGTGCGGCAGTGCGTTTCCGGTGGGTCCAGGCATACCGGCCTCCTGCGGTCCGCGTCTTGTCGCTGGTTGGACTCTCGCATAGACTGAACGCTCAGTCAAGGTACAAAACCGCACATCATCTGCTTCTTTGACCGGATGCGAGCGCGTACCTGAGTGGAGGTAATCCAGTGTCCTCGTCAATCGTCGGCTCCGCAGCGCAAGACGTCTCAAGCGACCGGGTCGACAGACTGATCGCCGATGAGGAACAGGTGTTCCTGCGCCGCCAGCCGCGCAGCGCGGAATTGATCGCACGCGCCCGTGAGCATCTCGCAGGCGGCGCGACGTCGAACTGGCAGATCGCCCAACCGCAGGCGGTGTGGTTGAGCCACGGGCACGGGTCCAAGGTGTACGACGTCGACGGGACGGAGTACGTCGACATGCACGGCGGCTATGGCGCCTCGATCGCCGGGCACGCTCATCCCGCGATCGTCGACGCCGTGAGCCAACAGATCCGACGCGGAACGCATTTCGCGCAGCCGACCGAGAACGCGATCTGGATCGCCGAGGAACTCTCGCGGCGTTTCGACCTGCCGCTGTGGCGCTTCGCCAACTCCGGGACCGAGGCGACCATGGACGCGGTCCACCTCGCGCGGGCCGTCACCGGCCGCGACCTGATCATCAAGGTCGAGGGCTGCTACCACGGCCACCACGACTCGGTGCAGGTGTCCGTGCTGCCGGAGCCCGACGAGGTCGGTCCCCGAGAGCATCCGGTGGGTGTTCCCGGCAACACCGGTATCCCCGAGGCGATCCGCAACCTCGTGGTCGTCGTCCCGTTCAACGACATCGAGGCCGTGGCGCGGGCGCTCACCGAGCACCGTGGACAGGTGGCCGCGATGATCCTGGAACCGGTGATGATGAACGCGGGCATCATCCCGCCGGCCCACGGTTACCTCGCCGGGATCCGGGATCTGCTGCACGAGGCCGGATCGCTGCTCATCTACGACGAGGTCAAGACCGGGTTCACCACCGGCCCGGGCGGCGTCACCGCCTCGAGTGGGGTGGTGCCCGACATCGTCTGTCTCGCCAAGGCGCTCGGCGGGGGTATCGCCGTCGCGGCCATCGGCGGCACCACGCGCGTCATGTCGGCCATCGCCGACGGACGCTACGAACAGGTCGGCACGTTCAACGGCAACCCCCTGGCGATGGCGGCCACCCGCGCCACCCTGAGCGAGGTGCTCACCGACGAGGCGTACGCGCATCTGGACTCTCTGGCCGCAGACCTGCGCGAGCGGTTGACGAGCGTGATCACCGAGCACGGGGTTGACTGGCACGTGGTGGCCGTCGGCGCGAAAGGGTGCGTGACCTTCCGCAAGGAACCGGTGCGGGAATATCGTGATTTCCTGCAGATCGACGACCGCCTCGGCCATCTGCACTGGCTGATGCAGCACAACGGCGGTGTTTTCCTGCCGCCATGGGGGAAGGTGGAGCAATGGCTGCTGTCCGTCCAGCACGACACCGCCGATGTCGACCGGTTCGTCGCCAACTTCGCACGCCTCGCCGCGGCGGTGGCCAACTGAGCGCGGAGGCCGGCCGGTGACCGGCGGTGCCATCCGCCTGCACCAGTTGGCCAAGGCGTTCGAAGGGGTGCCCGCGGTCGCCGGTATCGACCTGGACATTCCTGCCGGACAGTTCTATTCGCTGCTCGGCGCGTCCGGCTGCGGCAAGACCACCACGCTGCGCATGATCGCCGGATTCGAGAAGCCCGACTCGGGCCGCATCGAACTCGACGGCCGCGACGTCGCGAGCGACCCGCCCCACAAACGTCCCGTCAACACCGTCTTCCAGACCTACGCGCTGTTCCCGTTCATGAGCGTGTGGGACAACGTCGCCTTCGGCCTGCGCTACCAGAAGGCCCCGCGCGCCGAGGTCACCCGCCGCGTCGGAGAGGCCCTCGAACTGGTCCGCATGGCGGAGTTCGCCAAACGCAAACCCGCACAACTGTCCGGTGGACAGCAGCAGCGAGTGGCACTCGCGCGCGCCCTGGTGCTGCGGCCCAGGGTGCTTCTGCTCGACGAACCGCTCGGGGCGCTCGACGCCAAGCTGCGCAAGCAGTTGCAGCTCGAACTGCGGGCCCTGCAGCGCGAGGTCGGCATCACGTTCGTGTACGTCACGCACGACCAGGAAGAAGCGCTCACGATGAGCGACCAGATCGCGGTGATGGCCGAGGGGCGCGTCGAACAGGTCGGCGCACCCACCGAGATCTATTCGGCCCCCGCCACGACGTACGTCGCCGGATTTCTGGGCGCTGCCAACATCTTCGACGCCGAGCTCACCGAGGCGCCGGGGGCGACCGGCGGTGCGGCGGTGTGCACCGCGATGTCGACGCGACTGAGCGCCTGGGTGGACGGCGCTGCGGCGCCGGGTCCGGCCGCGATCGTCATCCGCCCCGAGCGCATCACGCTCCAGGGCCCCGACGAGCCCGTCGCGGCGGGTAGCAACGTCATCACGGGAACCGTGTCACACGTGGTGTACCTGGGTGCCTCGACGCAGGTCCATGTCGACGTGGGGGAGGCCAATTGGCTGGTGGTCGAGGTGCCCAATCATGCCGGGCCGCAGTCGGTGAGCCAGCAGGCCGGCGCGCGGGTGCACTGCGTGTGCACCCCGGACGCGGTTCGCGTGTTGACACGCAGCCCGGTTGCGGTGATCGCCGACCCGGTGGTGGAGCCGGAAACCGCGCTCAGCGCGCACTGAGCGCGGTCAGCGGCGGCGCGGCTGCGAAGCCTTGGCCGACTTGGTGGCCTTCGCGGGCTTGCGGCCCGAGGCCTTCTTGGGCGGCAGATCGAGCTCACGCTCGCAAAACCGCATCGCGATCTGGTAGGCGACCTCCGCGTCGACCTCGGGATCATCGAGGGCCACCTGGATGGACAACCCGTCGAGCAGGGCCGAGAACTCCAGGGCGAAGAGCTTGGCGTCCACACCGCTGCGCAGCTCGCCGGGTTCGGCGGATTCCAGCGCGTCGATGATCATGCGGCGCCACCGCGCGTCCAGTTCGATGCGGCCGGCCTTGACCTCGTCATGCCGGAAAGCCTGCGCCCACAGGTCGAACCACAGGCCCCACGCGCCGGGGATGTCATCGGTGCCGCCGTCGGGGACGCACGTCCAGCGGATCAGCAGCGACAACCGCTCGCGCAGCGAGGACACCTCGGCGAGCATCTGTTCGGCGGCGGTGTAGAACGATTCCTCGGAGTGCCGCAGCGCGTCGACGAGCAGCCGGTCGCGCGTGCCGAAGTAGTAGATGACCAGGGCCGAGCTGACGCCGGCACGCTTGGCGACATCGGCGATGCGGGTGTCGGAGAAACCGCGCTCGCAGATGAGTTCTGCTGCGGTGCGCAGCATCTGGATCCGCCGAGCCTCGTTGTTCTCGGTGGCCGGTGCCGGATCTGCCATTCTCTGCGAACTCCCTCCACAAGTGGCGACGCTGCTACTTGTCCAAAGCCTAACACTTCGTTAGATTGAACAGTCAGTCAGGATGCCTGTCGCGGTGACGCGAGGTGGGAGTCTCCGATGTCGAACAACTACGACGCACTGGTGATCGGCGGCGGCCACAACGGTCTGGTCTCGGCCGCGTATCTGGCCCGCGCAGGCGCCCGCACGTTGGTCCTCGAATCCCGGTCGTCGCTCGGTGGTGCCGCGACCACCGAAGCGCCGTGGGATGATGCGCCGCACCTGCGGGTCACGCGCCTGTCCTACGTCATGAGCCTCATGCCGCCGACCATCGTGCGCGATCTCGCCCTCGAACGCCACGGCTACAAGGTCCATCCCATGGGGCCCTACTACCAGGCCTTCCCCGAAGGCGGATCGCTGACGATCTACGAGGACGATCCGGCGCGCACCTACGAACAACTGTCCCGGTTCTCGAAGAAGGACGCCGACGCGTGGCCCAAGTGGAACGCGTGGCTCGAAGGCATCGCCGACGTCATGGGCCCGCTGTTGACACAGGTGCCGCCCAACATCGGCTCGCACCGTCCTGCTGATCTGCTCGACCTCGCCAAACTCGCGTGGGGGCAACGGGGGATCACGTCGCGCGCCGTCGCCGACATCACGCGTTTGCTCACCATGAGCATCGCCGACCTGCTCGACGACTGGTTCGAATCCCCCCAGATCAAAGGCGCACTCGCGGTCAACGGCGTGATCGGCACGTGGGCCGGCCCGTACGAGCCCGGCACCGCGTACGTGATGGCGCACCACTCGATCGGCGACGTCGGCGACGGTCAGTTGGGCAGCTGGGGATTCCCCGAAGGTGGTATGGGCGCGGTGTCCGCCGCGATCGCGTGCTCGGCGCGCAGTTTCGGCGCCGAAATCCGTACCAACGCACGGGTTTCACGCCTGCTGGTGCGCAACGGACGCGTCGAGGGTGCCGTGCTGGACAACGGCGACGAGATCCACGCCCCTGTGGTGGTCACCACGTTGCACCCGAAAAC
Coding sequences:
- a CDS encoding ABC transporter permease encodes the protein MSTARTLRSPVAWWRDPWRPPRILVGVTVIYLVWSLLPVLIAVMFSFNDGRSRTRWEGFSFRWYWGDPVKSVWHDAALHTALLQTLKLGVITTLITVPLGVLFAIGIDRWRGRLPSGANMLMLVSFVVPEVLLAVALLFVVTSLALPIGLGTSAQVIGLVTFQIAYPAVLVRARLATIGRQYEEAAMDLGAAPLDALRRVTLPMLMPAIFASTVLVFADVIDDFVLVRYLSSDAATEPVSVKIYNTARAAPTPALNALATLLLLAALVAIVVGFLVYRRMTRGDAMADRGITGFAGETTAG
- a CDS encoding ABC transporter permease, with the protein product MAVTAPPAGPSRPRRASRERTNPLWPLLASPGLVWLLLFVVAPLYVVAAIVFGQIDPIFRTPVPVWNPLYWDATQFMYVLERIGPNEVYGPALIRTAVYVGIAGLLCLLIAFPVAYYVARLSGRRKGILLALLIAPFWISYMMRMLAWVNLLQDDGMVNRLLSFGGFFDASVHWLTGQPVVVILGLVYGYVPYMILPLYAGLDRLPQSTLEAARDLGADRLASFWRVTLPMCRPTIVAAVLLTCLPMLGDYFTSDMLSASPKTAMVGNLINDSVHAPGQTGQAGAFVMLVLIVTVLPMFYYVRVTSRGDEVAS
- a CDS encoding polyamine ABC transporter substrate-binding protein; translated protein: MPGPTGNALPHGMPRSGPTRRQFLTRAALIAASAPALGVLLDACSKGGPSGPGSSAPSLTIASPSSPVTWDIASDNEPIADGLAPEKGATLQLYSYADYISPDAVSSFEDKYQTKVQVSTFNDTDEAITKIRGGNVDYDIYFPSYDQISRLVNGGLLKPLNHSYIPNIENVWPVFTNPWYDKEWRYTTPYTVYTTGIGWRTDQVPEDIGALPNPYDALWDPRYKNKTAIIDDWHTAMAMVLLRNGITDVNTSSQTDLDMVGEQLRQMVAATSPKVTITMYNDVPAGQIGLAQMWSGDIIQALGYLPENTPPEILQYWFPADGKGLVDNDLMVILKSGKNPVLAHLFLNHMLDPVSAQQNFTQIGYQPPQKSINPDTLVADGTIPENLTSAIVKPEYFDAGYRLLELDAENDAAWHNVWRGFKAGGS
- a CDS encoding aspartate aminotransferase family protein, which codes for MSSSIVGSAAQDVSSDRVDRLIADEEQVFLRRQPRSAELIARAREHLAGGATSNWQIAQPQAVWLSHGHGSKVYDVDGTEYVDMHGGYGASIAGHAHPAIVDAVSQQIRRGTHFAQPTENAIWIAEELSRRFDLPLWRFANSGTEATMDAVHLARAVTGRDLIIKVEGCYHGHHDSVQVSVLPEPDEVGPREHPVGVPGNTGIPEAIRNLVVVVPFNDIEAVARALTEHRGQVAAMILEPVMMNAGIIPPAHGYLAGIRDLLHEAGSLLIYDEVKTGFTTGPGGVTASSGVVPDIVCLAKALGGGIAVAAIGGTTRVMSAIADGRYEQVGTFNGNPLAMAATRATLSEVLTDEAYAHLDSLAADLRERLTSVITEHGVDWHVVAVGAKGCVTFRKEPVREYRDFLQIDDRLGHLHWLMQHNGGVFLPPWGKVEQWLLSVQHDTADVDRFVANFARLAAAVAN
- a CDS encoding ABC transporter ATP-binding protein, with the protein product MTGGAIRLHQLAKAFEGVPAVAGIDLDIPAGQFYSLLGASGCGKTTTLRMIAGFEKPDSGRIELDGRDVASDPPHKRPVNTVFQTYALFPFMSVWDNVAFGLRYQKAPRAEVTRRVGEALELVRMAEFAKRKPAQLSGGQQQRVALARALVLRPRVLLLDEPLGALDAKLRKQLQLELRALQREVGITFVYVTHDQEEALTMSDQIAVMAEGRVEQVGAPTEIYSAPATTYVAGFLGAANIFDAELTEAPGATGGAAVCTAMSTRLSAWVDGAAAPGPAAIVIRPERITLQGPDEPVAAGSNVITGTVSHVVYLGASTQVHVDVGEANWLVVEVPNHAGPQSVSQQAGARVHCVCTPDAVRVLTRSPVAVIADPVVEPETALSAH
- a CDS encoding TetR/AcrR family transcriptional regulator; translation: MADPAPATENNEARRIQMLRTAAELICERGFSDTRIADVAKRAGVSSALVIYYFGTRDRLLVDALRHSEESFYTAAEQMLAEVSSLRERLSLLIRWTCVPDGGTDDIPGAWGLWFDLWAQAFRHDEVKAGRIELDARWRRMIIDALESAEPGELRSGVDAKLFALEFSALLDGLSIQVALDDPEVDAEVAYQIAMRFCERELDLPPKKASGRKPAKATKSAKASQPRRR
- a CDS encoding phytoene desaturase family protein gives rise to the protein MSNNYDALVIGGGHNGLVSAAYLARAGARTLVLESRSSLGGAATTEAPWDDAPHLRVTRLSYVMSLMPPTIVRDLALERHGYKVHPMGPYYQAFPEGGSLTIYEDDPARTYEQLSRFSKKDADAWPKWNAWLEGIADVMGPLLTQVPPNIGSHRPADLLDLAKLAWGQRGITSRAVADITRLLTMSIADLLDDWFESPQIKGALAVNGVIGTWAGPYEPGTAYVMAHHSIGDVGDGQLGSWGFPEGGMGAVSAAIACSARSFGAEIRTNARVSRLLVRNGRVEGAVLDNGDEIHAPVVVTTLHPKTAFLDHIPRTELPQDFVGDIEHWKSRSGVVKINLALAELPNFTADPSSGIAEHHTGSVEMAPTMEFIEAAFQDARNGKPALLPFSDGVIPTTLDTTLNPDGTHIMSLFTQWVPAEWAAEPHTEELDAYADRLIELYDQVAPGFKASITHRDIVGPYDMEHEYGLIGGNIFHGELSLEQLFHMRPAPGYADYRTPIAGLYNGSSATHAGGGVCGIPGWQAARAVLADKKRARRSEALRKRLPAALGGRS